The Cognaticolwellia beringensis genome segment GGCGTAATGAATGTTATCAACGGAGATAAAGAAGCCGTTGATACCTTATTAACCGATCAACGCGTTAAAGCGGTGAGCTTTGTCGGTTCAACGCCGATTGCCGAATATATATATGCAACCGCCAGTGCTAATGGTAAACGTTGTCAAGCATTAGGCGGGGCTAAAAATCACGCTATTGTTATGCCAGATGCAGATATGGATAATGCGGTAAATCAATTAGTTGGCGCAGCATTTGGTTCTTCAGGAGAGCGTTGTATGGCCTTGTCGGTGGCGGTAGCTGTTGGCGATGAAGCAGGTGATGCATTAGTAGAAAAAATGCAACAAGCCATGCAGAGCTTAAGTGTTGGTGAATACTCAAACGCGAATAATGATTTTGGCCCTGTGATCACGCAAGCGCACCAGGATAAAGTGGTTGGTTATATCTCAAGTGCTGCTGAGCAAGGTGCAACGCTAGTTGTCGATGGCCGTAATCCAAAGGTTGAAGGTTATGAAGATGGCTTTTTTGTTGGAGCAACGTTAATTGATAACGTTACGGCCAGCATGGACAGCTACAAAGCGGAAATTTTTGGTCCAGTACTACAAGTTATTAGAGTTAAAACTATGGAAGAAGCCATGCAACTGATCAACGATCATGAATATGGTAATGGCACTTGTATCTTCACCCGCGATGGCGAGGCGGCTCGCTATTTCTCTGATCATATTGAAGTCGGTATGGTGGGCATTAATGTGCCATTACCTGTTCCAGTTGCTTACCATAGTTTTGGTGGCTGGAAGCGCAGCCTATTCGGTGATTTACATGCCTACGGCCCAGATGGCGTAAGATTTTACACAAAACGTAAAACTATCACACAGCGATGGCCGTCAAGTGGTGTGCGTGAAGGCGTAAGTTTTGCTTTTCCGAGCTAAATTTAATATTCGATAAATATAACGAGCACCAGATATGACCTTAGAACACACTATTATTCGCCTATCTGTTAATCCTGAAGGGTTTACAGATAACGTCGATGATTTAACTGCAGATATGTTTGAATCAGCCTTACCGGTTCAGCATAGTCATGACTATTTTGCAGATGATGATCTAGGGTTATATATCGGTGTTTGGGATACTACGGATATGGTTGAAACTGCTGCGCTTTATGGTATGGACGAGTTTATGGTGCTTATAGAGGGCGCTGCAGTTATTAAGAACAATAATACCAACACCAGCGAAACAATTTTAGCAGGTGAAAGCTTTATTATTCCCAAAGGCTATGATTGCCAGTGGCTGCAAACCGGTTATTTACGTAAGTTTTATGTAATCGCCGAGAAAGCCTGTACTAAAAAAGTAAGCTTAGCTCCATCGAAAGATGGCATAGTTAGGTTTGCAGCGACAACCGCCTTGGGTAATAGCATTTATTATAAAAGTGCTGATCAGCACTTTATATCAGGGGCTTTTAAAGGCAATATCGTTGATTCGCCCATAGCGAGCAGTGTGCAACGCCGTTTTATCTATTTAAAAGCAGGTTTCGTGACCTTAATAGATAGTAATTTAACCGAATACAACTTTAAAGCAGGTGATGCTTTTCTGTTGACCGGAACACAAAAATTTTGGCGTGCTAGCGAAGAAATAACCCATCACTATGTGGAGCTATCTTAAAAATGAGCAGTTCAATGTCGAATTACATCAACACAATAACAAAAAAAATTCCTTTAATTGCAGAGCTCCAGAACGGCGGTTCAATGCAAAACAAACATTTTATTAATGGTAAATTCCAAGATGCTGAGTCAGCCGAAACATTTACGGTTATTAATCCTGCCAATGAGCAAGTTATTGCTCACTTGTCTGCCGGTAATCAAGCTGACATTAATAATGCCGTAGCTGCCGCCAAAAATGCTTTTTATCAAGGCCCATGGCCAAACATGAAAGGCAGCGAAAGGGCGGTTATTTTACGTAAAATGGCCGCGATAATTACCCGTCGTTTAACTGAATTATCAGACCTAGAAGTACTCGACAACGGTAAACCTTTCCCTGAAGCAAAATGGGATATTGAAGACACCGCAGGTACTTTTGAATTTTACGCTAATCTTGCTGAGTCATTTGATGAGCAGGCAAGTAAAGAAATTAGTTTACCTGAACCAGGCTTTACTTCAAAAGCCACCAAAGAACCCTTAGGTGTTGTTGGCGCTATTATTCCTTGGAATTTCCCAATGCTAATGGCCGCATGGAAAGTTGCCCCAGCGTTAGCGGCCGGTTGTACGGTGGTATTAAAGCCTTCAGAAGTTACGCCGTTAACTGCATTAGCCTTGGGTGAAATTGCCCAAGAAGCCGGTTTGCCAGCGGGTGTATTAAATATTGTTACGGGTTTAGGACAACCAGCCGGGCAAGCGTTAGCAGAACATCCTGATATTGATAAGCTTGCTTTTACCGGTTCAATTCCCACCGGTTCAAAAATTATGGCCTTAGCGGCCAAAGATATTAAAAATATTAGCCTTGAACTGGGTGGTAAATCACCTTTGGTTATTTTTGAAGATACTGATATTGATAAAGCGGTTGAGTGGATCATGTTTGGTATTTTTTGGAATCAAGGCCAAGTATGCTCAGCAACGTCACGTGTGCTGGTGGCAGAAGCTATTTATCCGGCACTATTAAAACGGTTAATTGAAGAAACTAAAAAAATAACTATCGGCGCTGGCGACCAAAGTGGTGTGCTACTTGGTCCGTTGGTCAATGCCGCGCAATACGACAAAGTAAAAGCCGCTATTGCCAGAGGTGTAAAAGAGGGAGCTACTTTAGCT includes the following:
- a CDS encoding CoA-acylating methylmalonate-semialdehyde dehydrogenase: MTTIGHLINGEIYNDNNRTQDVFNPATGKAEKKVSLASKATVEKAIAAAQEAYPAWRNTPAIKRARVMFKFKELLEQNADKICQLIGQEHGKISHDAAGELQRGIENVEFACGAPELLKGEHSKNVGPNIDSWSEFQPLGVVAGITPFNFPAMVPMWMFPLAIVCGNTFILKPSERDPSSTLYIASLLKEAGLPDGVMNVINGDKEAVDTLLTDQRVKAVSFVGSTPIAEYIYATASANGKRCQALGGAKNHAIVMPDADMDNAVNQLVGAAFGSSGERCMALSVAVAVGDEAGDALVEKMQQAMQSLSVGEYSNANNDFGPVITQAHQDKVVGYISSAAEQGATLVVDGRNPKVEGYEDGFFVGATLIDNVTASMDSYKAEIFGPVLQVIRVKTMEEAMQLINDHEYGNGTCIFTRDGEAARYFSDHIEVGMVGINVPLPVPVAYHSFGGWKRSLFGDLHAYGPDGVRFYTKRKTITQRWPSSGVREGVSFAFPS
- a CDS encoding aldehyde dehydrogenase family protein yields the protein MQNKHFINGKFQDAESAETFTVINPANEQVIAHLSAGNQADINNAVAAAKNAFYQGPWPNMKGSERAVILRKMAAIITRRLTELSDLEVLDNGKPFPEAKWDIEDTAGTFEFYANLAESFDEQASKEISLPEPGFTSKATKEPLGVVGAIIPWNFPMLMAAWKVAPALAAGCTVVLKPSEVTPLTALALGEIAQEAGLPAGVLNIVTGLGQPAGQALAEHPDIDKLAFTGSIPTGSKIMALAAKDIKNISLELGGKSPLVIFEDTDIDKAVEWIMFGIFWNQGQVCSATSRVLVAEAIYPALLKRLIEETKKITIGAGDQSGVLLGPLVNAAQYDKVKAAIARGVKEGATLAYGGVKPIDVDKGYFLTPAIFTNVDKNSWIWQEEIFGPVVCIKAFKTEQEAIELANDSRFGLAAAVMSKDQARCDRVAKAFRAGIVWVNCSQPTFVEAPWGGYKQSGIGRELGEWGFNNYLETKQITQFTSDEPWGWYVK